The Dehalococcoidia bacterium genome contains a region encoding:
- a CDS encoding SIMPL domain-containing protein (The SIMPL domain is named for its presence in mouse protein SIMPL (signalling molecule that associates with mouse pelle-like kinase). Bacterial member BP26, from Brucella, was shown to assemble into a channel-like structure, while YggE from E. coli has been associated with resistance to oxidative stress.): protein MGSNAWRRRIHTATGRWARPSRLALLAGAALLGGVAVVSAQTAPSGPPPSITVSGQATASQPPDTATIFGSVVSDADTPAAATDANSRALAAVIAALKALGVTDADIQTSGFSVAPRYSFTQPEPGQPTPPPQIVGYEATNGIAVQTKNLQGIGDLFGAMAGAGATNLSGPQYSIADPESLRIQAIRGATQDALQKARAAAATLGVQLGPVLSVTEGFSNAPIPAIAARPATPPPPPVPTVAPPPISPPSSLSASASVTVVFGIINPGQATPAP from the coding sequence ATGGGGAGCAACGCCTGGCGCCGGCGCATCCATACTGCGACCGGCAGGTGGGCGCGGCCCTCGCGGCTGGCGCTGCTGGCCGGCGCCGCCCTGCTCGGCGGCGTCGCCGTCGTCTCCGCACAGACCGCGCCGTCCGGCCCGCCGCCCTCGATCACCGTGAGCGGCCAGGCCACCGCCTCGCAGCCGCCCGACACCGCCACGATCTTCGGCAGCGTGGTCAGCGATGCCGACACGCCGGCCGCCGCCACCGACGCCAACAGCCGCGCCCTCGCCGCCGTGATCGCCGCGCTGAAGGCGCTGGGCGTCACCGACGCCGACATTCAAACCTCCGGCTTCAGCGTGGCGCCGCGCTACTCCTTCACCCAGCCGGAACCGGGCCAGCCCACGCCGCCGCCGCAGATCGTCGGCTACGAGGCCACAAACGGCATCGCTGTGCAGACAAAGAACCTGCAGGGGATCGGCGACCTGTTCGGCGCGATGGCCGGCGCCGGCGCGACGAACCTGAGCGGGCCGCAGTACAGCATCGCCGACCCGGAGTCGCTGCGCATCCAGGCGATCCGGGGCGCTACGCAGGATGCACTGCAGAAGGCCCGCGCCGCCGCCGCTACGCTGGGCGTGCAGCTCGGCCCGGTGCTCTCGGTCACGGAGGGCTTCAGTAACGCTCCCATCCCGGCGATCGCGGCACGACCGGCAACGCCACCCCCGCCACCGGTTCCCACGGTGGCGCCGCCGCCGATTTCGCCGCCGTCCTCGCTCTCCGCCAGCGCCAGCGTCACCGTCGTCTTCGGCATCATCAACCCCGGCCAGGCGACGCCGGCGCCGTAG
- a CDS encoding polysaccharide deacetylase: MAMNECTVCLSFDFDALSGRLFRGENSPTPLSRGEFGARAGIYRVLALLKEHGIPATFFIPGHTIDSFPEQVKLVVAAGYEIAHHGYCHEVPNTLGREEEEAIIQKGIDAIVRACGKPPTGYRSPSWDLSPHSLDLLLAHGFRYDSSLMADDFTPYLCRLGDAGDTTGPFRFGRPAPLVELPISWILDDFPVFEYSPGRAAIMAPPAHVEETWREEFEFMYERVPGGIYTLTMHPQVIGRGHRMRMLDRLVRHMKGRAGVRFAMMHDVAEAARPGLLKTAGLAG, from the coding sequence ATGGCGATGAACGAGTGTACCGTCTGCCTGTCCTTCGATTTCGATGCGCTCAGCGGCCGGCTCTTTCGCGGCGAGAACTCGCCCACGCCGCTCTCGCGCGGCGAGTTCGGCGCACGCGCCGGCATCTACCGCGTGCTCGCCCTGCTTAAGGAGCACGGCATTCCCGCCACCTTCTTCATCCCCGGCCACACGATCGACAGCTTCCCCGAACAGGTGAAGCTGGTCGTCGCCGCGGGCTACGAGATCGCCCACCACGGCTACTGCCACGAGGTGCCCAATACGCTCGGCCGCGAGGAGGAAGAGGCGATCATCCAGAAGGGGATCGACGCGATCGTGCGCGCCTGCGGCAAGCCGCCCACCGGCTACCGCTCGCCCTCCTGGGACCTCAGCCCGCATTCGCTCGATCTGCTGCTGGCGCACGGCTTCCGCTACGACAGCAGCCTGATGGCCGATGACTTCACGCCCTACCTCTGCCGCCTCGGCGACGCGGGAGACACGACCGGCCCCTTCCGCTTCGGCCGGCCGGCGCCGCTGGTCGAGCTGCCGATCTCCTGGATCCTGGACGACTTCCCGGTGTTCGAGTATTCGCCCGGCCGCGCCGCGATCATGGCGCCGCCCGCGCACGTGGAGGAGACCTGGCGCGAAGAGTTCGAGTTCATGTACGAGCGCGTGCCCGGCGGCATCTACACGCTGACCATGCACCCGCAGGTGATCGGCCGCGGCCATCGCATGCGCATGCTGGACCGGCTGGTGCGGCACATGAAGGGCCGTGCCGGCGTGCGTTTCGCCATGATGCATGACGTCGCTGAGGCGGCGCGGCCGGGTCTGCTGAAAACGGCGGGGTTGGCGGGCTAA
- a CDS encoding class I SAM-dependent RNA methyltransferase, which translates to MPEGGLALAPPRSYTGLAMVIETRGRRRRGKYSGPYRPGQMLRLALGQMTNRGRCLAHTGDGLAVFVAYGLPGEEVVAEVERAYREHLEAHVVEVLTPAPERVEPLCPYFGACGGCNFQHMPYERQLELKREVVVETLRRIGRFDDVPVPPAIASPQAWFYRNQARFSTNREGAIGFTRRGSHRVERIEICYIMEPAIRDLMPQLQGHGAGLHQIVVRTGVNTGELLINPDLSDRGVTVPSGQDWMTERVEGQPFDISGSAFFQVNTRQAENMVRLVRERLQLGPDDVLADLYAGVGFFSKLLAPNCREVVAVEVSKAAADNARRNLAGVENVRYQLGDVEKVLPFLVQRPNKVLLDPSREGCTPAAVDAILAVAPQRIVYVSCDAATLARDLRRMVDGGCTLHEVQPLDMFPQTFHIECIATLTRGKGEG; encoded by the coding sequence ATGCCCGAAGGCGGTTTGGCGCTGGCGCCGCCGCGCTCCTACACTGGTCTGGCGATGGTGATCGAGACACGCGGCCGCCGGCGACGCGGCAAGTACTCCGGGCCGTACCGCCCCGGCCAGATGCTGCGCCTTGCGCTCGGCCAGATGACCAACCGTGGCCGCTGCCTGGCGCATACGGGAGACGGCCTCGCCGTGTTCGTGGCCTATGGCCTGCCGGGCGAGGAGGTCGTGGCCGAGGTCGAGCGCGCCTACCGCGAGCACCTTGAGGCACACGTGGTCGAGGTGCTCACACCCGCGCCGGAGCGGGTGGAACCGCTCTGCCCCTATTTCGGCGCCTGCGGCGGCTGCAACTTCCAGCACATGCCCTACGAGCGGCAACTGGAGCTGAAGCGCGAGGTGGTGGTCGAGACGCTGCGCCGCATCGGCCGCTTCGACGACGTGCCCGTGCCGCCGGCGATCGCCTCGCCGCAGGCCTGGTTCTACCGCAACCAGGCCCGCTTCAGCACCAATCGCGAGGGCGCGATCGGCTTCACCCGCCGCGGCAGCCACCGCGTCGAGCGCATCGAGATTTGCTACATCATGGAGCCGGCGATCCGCGACCTGATGCCGCAGTTGCAGGGACACGGCGCCGGCCTGCACCAGATCGTCGTGCGCACCGGCGTCAACACCGGCGAGCTGCTGATCAACCCCGACCTCTCCGACCGCGGCGTCACGGTTCCCTCCGGCCAGGACTGGATGACGGAGCGAGTGGAGGGCCAGCCGTTCGACATCTCCGGCTCGGCCTTCTTCCAGGTGAACACGCGCCAGGCGGAGAACATGGTGCGCCTTGTGCGCGAGCGGCTGCAGCTCGGTCCGGACGACGTGCTGGCCGACCTCTACGCCGGCGTCGGCTTCTTCAGCAAGCTTTTGGCGCCGAACTGCCGCGAGGTCGTGGCGGTCGAGGTCTCGAAGGCGGCGGCCGACAACGCACGGCGCAACCTGGCCGGCGTGGAGAACGTGCGCTACCAGCTCGGCGACGTGGAGAAGGTGCTGCCCTTTCTGGTGCAGCGCCCGAACAAGGTCTTGCTCGACCCCTCGCGCGAGGGCTGCACGCCCGCGGCCGTGGACGCCATCCTCGCGGTCGCGCCGCAGCGCATCGTCTACGTCTCCTGCGACGCGGCCACGCTCGCGCGCGACCTGCGCCGCATGGTGGACGGCGGCTGCACGCTGCACGAGGTGCAGCCGCTGGACATGTTCCCGCAGACCTTCCACATCGAGTGCATCGCCACGCTGACGCGCGGGAAGGGTGAAGGGTAG
- a CDS encoding biotin/lipoyl-binding carrier protein — MDVKAPMVGKIIEVVVESGSRVAAEDDLVIIESMKMEIPVGAPRAGTVKEIRVAAGDAVQEGDLLLVLE; from the coding sequence ATGGATGTGAAGGCGCCGATGGTCGGCAAGATCATCGAGGTCGTGGTCGAATCGGGCAGCCGGGTAGCGGCGGAAGACGACCTGGTGATCATCGAGTCGATGAAGATGGAGATTCCCGTCGGCGCGCCGCGGGCCGGCACCGTCAAGGAGATCCGCGTGGCCGCCGGCGACGCGGTGCAGGAGGGCGACCTGCTGCTGGTGCTGGAGTAG
- the fabF gene encoding beta-ketoacyl-ACP synthase II → MAANGERIVITGIGAVTPLALNAETTWRRLLAGESGIERLEGIETDDLPVRIGGQVRGFNPRDYMDFKAAKRMGRFAQYAVAAAKMALDDAALAVSEENAELIGAVINTGGGGYLETTEETIVLERRGPNRVSPFYVPLMAPNMAACQPSIVFGLRGPVITSVAACASSIQAYTDAFHLLQRGEADAVLCGGTEAGINRLAIAALGNMQALSTRNDEPHRASRPFDRDRDGFVLGEGAVVMVAERAAAAARRGARVYAEIAGGAITGDAYHITMPAPSGAGAALAMQRALRSAEMQPEEIDYVCAHGTGTPLNDVAETQAIKRVFGEHAYRLAISSPKSMVGHLLGAAGGISALVCTRAIVEGIVPPTANLENPDPECDLDYVPLRARRLPVRAAMANGFGFGGQNAVVIFKAAKAA, encoded by the coding sequence GTGGCAGCGAACGGCGAGCGCATCGTCATCACCGGCATCGGTGCGGTCACGCCGCTGGCGCTGAACGCCGAGACGACCTGGCGGCGGCTGCTCGCCGGTGAGTCGGGCATCGAGCGGCTGGAGGGTATCGAGACCGACGACTTGCCCGTGCGCATCGGCGGGCAGGTGCGCGGCTTCAACCCGCGCGACTACATGGACTTCAAGGCGGCGAAGCGCATGGGGCGTTTCGCGCAGTACGCCGTGGCCGCGGCGAAGATGGCGCTGGACGACGCCGCGCTGGCGGTCAGCGAGGAGAACGCCGAGCTGATCGGCGCCGTGATCAACACCGGCGGCGGCGGCTATCTGGAAACCACGGAAGAGACGATCGTGCTGGAGCGGCGCGGCCCCAACCGCGTCAGCCCCTTCTACGTGCCGCTGATGGCGCCCAACATGGCCGCCTGCCAGCCCTCGATCGTCTTCGGCCTGCGCGGGCCGGTGATCACCTCCGTCGCCGCCTGCGCCAGCAGCATCCAGGCCTACACCGACGCCTTCCATCTGCTGCAACGGGGTGAGGCCGACGCGGTGCTCTGCGGCGGCACCGAGGCGGGTATCAACCGGCTGGCGATCGCTGCGCTGGGCAACATGCAGGCGCTCTCCACCCGCAACGACGAGCCCCATCGAGCCAGCCGGCCCTTCGATCGCGACCGCGACGGCTTCGTGCTGGGGGAAGGCGCGGTGGTGATGGTGGCCGAACGGGCGGCAGCGGCGGCGCGACGCGGCGCCCGTGTGTACGCCGAGATCGCCGGCGGCGCGATTACCGGCGATGCCTACCACATCACCATGCCCGCACCCAGCGGCGCGGGCGCCGCGCTGGCGATGCAGCGGGCGCTGCGCTCGGCGGAGATGCAGCCGGAAGAGATCGACTACGTCTGCGCCCACGGCACCGGCACGCCGCTGAACGACGTGGCTGAGACGCAGGCGATCAAGCGCGTCTTCGGCGAGCACGCCTACCGTCTGGCGATCAGCTCGCCCAAGTCGATGGTGGGGCACCTGTTGGGCGCGGCGGGCGGCATCTCGGCGCTCGTCTGCACGCGCGCGATCGTCGAAGGCATCGTGCCGCCCACGGCGAACCTGGAAAATCCCGACCCGGAATGCGACCTGGACTACGTGCCGCTCCGGGCCCGCCGCCTGCCCGTGCGCGCCGCGATGGCCAACGGCTTCGGCTTCGGCGGCCAAAACGCGGTCGTCATTTTCAAAGCCGCCAAAGCCGCCTAG
- a CDS encoding lysophospholipid acyltransferase family protein — MLPLADRAVIAPQMEHSRPSMDEDAAPDPAAYRPSWLYRLMLAAVLPAMLHTWAQLCIEGLENLPATGPYIIVANHVDNTDSYAIGLRLHRTLHFLARPAGMQSRWLGRFWRLMAAIPADREGLRLALTMLKAGEVIGVYPDGVITPRLLQAKAGVGALAARAAVPVVPVAVWGTERLRLWPWPRGRRRPLHVRYGTPRSFSRGDVRRLGLQGIADEVMTDVAALLPPAYRGYYAAAAAARAAGQPLLPEHGRRSRNGTAKLAGQPHDEQRAAESDRTLF; from the coding sequence ATGCTGCCGCTGGCAGACCGCGCGGTGATCGCGCCGCAGATGGAGCATAGTCGGCCGTCGATGGATGAGGACGCCGCACCGGACCCCGCCGCCTACCGCCCCTCCTGGCTCTACCGCCTGATGCTCGCCGCGGTGCTGCCCGCGATGCTGCACACCTGGGCGCAGCTCTGCATCGAAGGCCTCGAGAACCTGCCGGCCACCGGGCCGTACATCATCGTCGCCAACCATGTCGACAACACCGACAGCTACGCCATCGGCCTGCGCCTGCACCGCACGCTGCACTTCCTCGCCCGGCCCGCGGGCATGCAGTCGCGCTGGCTGGGCCGCTTCTGGCGGCTGATGGCGGCGATTCCCGCGGACCGCGAGGGGCTGCGCCTGGCGTTGACCATGCTCAAGGCCGGCGAGGTGATCGGCGTCTACCCCGATGGTGTGATCACGCCGCGGCTGTTGCAGGCGAAGGCCGGTGTGGGCGCGCTGGCGGCGCGGGCCGCGGTGCCGGTGGTGCCCGTGGCGGTCTGGGGCACGGAGCGGCTGCGGCTCTGGCCCTGGCCGCGCGGCCGGCGCCGGCCCCTGCACGTGCGCTACGGCACGCCGCGCAGCTTCAGCCGTGGCGACGTGCGCCGGCTCGGCCTGCAGGGCATCGCCGACGAAGTGATGACGGACGTGGCCGCCTTGCTGCCGCCCGCGTATCGTGGCTACTACGCCGCGGCGGCAGCGGCGCGAGCGGCGGGCCAGCCGCTGCTGCCGGAGCATGGCCGGCGTTCGCGCAACGGTACGGCGAAGCTGGCCGGCCAGCCGCACGACGAGCAGCGCGCGGCTGAAAGCGACCGGACACTGTTCTGA
- a CDS encoding riboflavin synthase, which produces MYSGLISELGIVETGRETEEGLLLTVLAPETAARLRPMGSVAVAGACLTVLACDGERFGVLVGAESAARTTLRPPLDGRRVNLELPLRAGDPLDGHLVQGHVDGMAAVVSRRREGGVEYVWFRPNKRLLRAIVPKGSIAVDGVSLTVVEINKGAFSVALIPETLRRTTLAGLQAGDRVNVETDVLPKYVQRFGHAPRPALAWAGLRRGREAVEMAIAAIAAGGKVIVWDPAREGEGDVIMAADRVSPADINFMMTHVRGLLCTPMDAALLARLGIERMPGAGDHHGTAFMVTVDAAEGTTTGIPASERAHTLRLLASPAARPESFVRPGHVFPLAAHPRGLAARQGHTEAAVALARWAGRPPVALCCEVAAADGEMARLPELEWFAAEHGLPLVAIEDLVEYARAEAGAAALG; this is translated from the coding sequence GTGTACAGCGGACTCATCTCGGAACTCGGCATCGTGGAAACGGGGCGCGAAACGGAGGAAGGGCTCCTTCTGACCGTGCTCGCGCCGGAAACGGCGGCGCGGCTGCGGCCGATGGGCTCGGTCGCCGTCGCCGGCGCCTGCCTCACCGTGCTCGCCTGCGACGGCGAGCGCTTCGGCGTGCTCGTCGGCGCGGAGTCGGCGGCGCGTACGACGCTGCGGCCGCCGCTCGACGGCCGGCGCGTCAACCTCGAGCTGCCGCTACGCGCCGGCGACCCGCTCGACGGGCACCTGGTGCAGGGGCACGTGGACGGCATGGCGGCGGTCGTCTCGCGGCGGCGCGAGGGCGGCGTGGAGTACGTCTGGTTCCGGCCCAACAAGCGGTTGCTGCGGGCGATTGTGCCCAAGGGCTCCATTGCCGTGGACGGCGTCAGCCTCACCGTGGTGGAGATCAACAAGGGCGCCTTCTCCGTCGCCCTGATCCCGGAGACGTTGCGCCGCACCACGCTGGCCGGCCTGCAGGCGGGCGATCGCGTGAACGTCGAAACCGATGTGCTGCCGAAATACGTGCAGCGCTTCGGCCACGCGCCGCGACCGGCGCTCGCCTGGGCGGGGTTGCGCCGCGGCCGCGAAGCCGTGGAGATGGCGATCGCCGCGATCGCGGCCGGCGGAAAGGTGATCGTCTGGGATCCGGCGCGCGAGGGCGAGGGCGACGTGATCATGGCCGCCGATCGCGTCTCACCGGCCGACATCAACTTCATGATGACCCACGTGCGCGGCCTGCTCTGTACGCCGATGGACGCGGCGCTGCTGGCGCGGCTGGGCATCGAGCGCATGCCCGGCGCCGGCGATCACCACGGCACCGCCTTCATGGTGACCGTGGACGCGGCCGAAGGCACCACGACCGGTATTCCCGCCAGCGAACGGGCGCACACGCTGCGGCTGCTCGCCAGCCCCGCCGCGCGGCCCGAGTCGTTCGTGCGGCCGGGGCACGTCTTTCCGCTGGCGGCGCATCCGCGCGGGCTGGCGGCGCGCCAGGGTCACACCGAGGCAGCCGTAGCGCTGGCACGCTGGGCGGGACGCCCTCCCGTGGCGCTCTGCTGCGAAGTCGCCGCCGCCGACGGCGAGATGGCGCGGCTGCCGGAGCTGGAGTGGTTCGCCGCCGAGCACGGCCTGCCGCTGGTCGCCATCGAAGACCTGGTCGAGTACGCCCGCGCCGAGGCAGGCGCCGCCGCCCTCGGCTGA
- a CDS encoding LLM class flavin-dependent oxidoreductase, protein MEISCAFATSLDTPAHIVLAEQLGYRRAWCYDSPALYPDVWMTLALAAARTSRIGLGPGVLIPSLRHPMANASAIATLAALAPGRVVVAVGSGFTGRLTLGQRPLKWSFVAAYLRALRGLLRGEAVEWDGAMMQMLQPAGFAPTRPIAVPLLIGAGGPKGVAVAQQLGDGIFISATRDARFAAAWVARLAVGTVLEPGEDPGSARVLAAAGHGAAVAYHGAYERGGVEALPGGAAWRAQIERVPARTRHLAVHEGHLIAPNATDRTVLNGAVLARYGGALDAAAWRERLARWQQEGTTEVAYQPAGPDIPRELAAFARMAGL, encoded by the coding sequence GTGGAGATCTCCTGCGCCTTCGCCACAAGCCTCGATACGCCCGCGCACATCGTCCTGGCAGAGCAGTTGGGCTATCGCCGCGCCTGGTGCTACGATTCGCCGGCACTCTATCCCGATGTGTGGATGACGCTGGCGCTGGCAGCGGCGCGCACCAGCCGCATCGGCCTCGGCCCCGGCGTGCTGATCCCCAGCCTGCGCCACCCAATGGCGAACGCGTCGGCGATCGCCACGCTCGCGGCATTGGCGCCGGGGCGAGTGGTCGTGGCCGTCGGCTCCGGCTTCACCGGCCGGCTGACGCTGGGGCAACGGCCGCTGAAGTGGTCGTTCGTGGCGGCCTACCTGCGTGCCCTGCGCGGCCTGCTGCGCGGCGAAGCCGTCGAATGGGACGGCGCGATGATGCAGATGCTGCAGCCCGCCGGCTTCGCGCCGACACGGCCGATTGCGGTTCCACTGCTGATCGGCGCCGGCGGGCCGAAGGGCGTCGCGGTCGCACAGCAGCTGGGCGACGGCATCTTCATCAGCGCCACGCGGGATGCCAGATTTGCGGCGGCCTGGGTGGCCCGGCTCGCCGTAGGCACCGTGCTGGAGCCGGGCGAAGACCCGGGATCGGCGCGCGTGCTGGCCGCCGCGGGCCACGGCGCCGCCGTCGCCTATCACGGCGCCTACGAACGGGGCGGCGTCGAGGCGTTGCCCGGCGGCGCCGCCTGGCGCGCGCAGATCGAGCGCGTACCGGCGCGCACGCGCCACCTTGCCGTTCACGAAGGGCACCTGATCGCGCCGAATGCGACCGACCGTACGGTGCTGAACGGCGCGGTGCTGGCCCGCTACGGCGGCGCCCTGGACGCCGCGGCCTGGCGCGAGCGGCTGGCGCGCTGGCAGCAGGAGGGCACCACGGAGGTCGCCTACCAGCCCGCCGGACCGGACATCCCGCGCGAGTTGGCCGCCTTCGCCCGCATGGCCGGGCTCTGA
- the mscL gene encoding large conductance mechanosensitive channel protein MscL encodes MSGFKQFLLRGNLIDLAIAVVIGVAFGAVIKALVEDLITPLIAAIGGNPDFGNLTFTINKSHFKYGDFINAIITFVIIAAVIYFLVFLPVNALIQRSRREPPVDPTTKKCPECLSEVPVDARRCAFCTSALTSAA; translated from the coding sequence ATGAGCGGTTTCAAGCAATTCCTGTTGCGTGGCAATCTGATCGATCTGGCGATCGCCGTGGTCATCGGCGTAGCGTTTGGCGCCGTCATCAAGGCGCTCGTCGAAGACCTGATCACGCCGTTGATCGCCGCGATCGGCGGCAATCCGGACTTTGGCAACCTCACATTTACGATCAACAAGAGCCATTTCAAGTACGGCGATTTCATCAACGCCATCATCACGTTTGTGATCATCGCCGCCGTGATCTACTTCCTCGTCTTCCTGCCGGTCAATGCGCTGATTCAGCGCTCGCGCCGCGAGCCGCCCGTCGATCCGACGACGAAGAAGTGCCCCGAGTGCCTGAGCGAGGTGCCGGTCGACGCGCGGCGCTGCGCCTTCTGCACGTCGGCACTCACGTCGGCGGCGTAG
- a CDS encoding PaaI family thioesterase, with protein METLGYRLLAADAEHAVAELPFSDATAQLTGLFHTGALLALADSTATYLCLQNVYPGGAIDDPARFPLAIQISANLVRNTNRGSAFAEARLRHRGRTTLVVETHVRDGEDRTLAIVTTTHLVLGSPAS; from the coding sequence ATGGAGACACTCGGCTATCGCCTGCTGGCGGCGGATGCAGAGCACGCCGTCGCCGAGCTGCCCTTCAGCGACGCGACGGCGCAGCTTACGGGGCTGTTCCACACCGGCGCCTTGCTCGCCCTGGCCGACAGCACCGCCACGTATCTCTGCCTGCAGAACGTCTATCCCGGCGGTGCGATCGACGATCCGGCCCGCTTTCCCCTCGCCATCCAGATCAGCGCCAACCTGGTGCGCAACACCAATCGCGGTAGCGCCTTCGCCGAGGCGCGGCTGCGCCACCGCGGCCGCACGACGCTGGTGGTGGAAACCCACGTGCGCGACGGCGAGGACCGCACCCTGGCGATCGTGACCACCACGCACCTCGTGCTCGGGTCGCCGGCAAGCTGA
- a CDS encoding HD-GYP domain-containing protein has translation MASAPSRRPGPPPRVRVYVCAVIALALLLAPASGWLGAAWRLEAWPEAALLAALLAVAHRQRVQIGLHRTLNVGTAPEVAAVLLLPGPLALLALVAGTAAGERRGPLIQRSFNIAVATLRALAGLGAYAALRRAGPTAIGDPLASLTAPVAMYVSGTALVLSVAAVQLRENPLRRAWAMPHDTLVAEAALALVGIMAAFASSGHPWTLPLLVVPAALAQRALRDGVALRAQTRLALEDLADVVDMRDHYTFEHSRRVAELARATARQLRLPADEVELITMAGRVHDVGKIGIKSTVLMKPGGLSEREFAEMRSHPVVGARLIGNFPQFARGRAYVLHHHERFDGKGYPEKLAGEQIPFGARVLAVADAWDAMTSHRAYRQALPMARVYAELERGRGAQFDPAVLDAFLQALRERPDLAAAHTAEPQDVDVAETPSAAVAEHVA, from the coding sequence GTGGCGTCCGCACCCTCGCGCCGTCCTGGTCCGCCGCCGCGCGTGCGTGTCTACGTCTGCGCGGTGATCGCCCTGGCCCTGCTGCTCGCGCCGGCGAGCGGCTGGCTGGGGGCAGCGTGGCGGCTCGAGGCCTGGCCGGAGGCGGCGCTGCTGGCCGCGCTGCTCGCCGTGGCCCACCGGCAGCGGGTGCAGATCGGCCTCCATCGCACACTGAACGTCGGCACAGCGCCCGAGGTCGCCGCTGTGCTGCTGCTGCCCGGTCCGCTCGCCCTGCTGGCGCTCGTCGCCGGCACGGCGGCGGGCGAACGGCGCGGGCCGCTGATCCAGCGCTCGTTCAACATCGCCGTGGCAACCCTGCGCGCCCTCGCCGGCCTCGGCGCCTACGCCGCCCTACGCCGCGCAGGTCCCACGGCGATCGGCGACCCACTTGCCTCGCTGACGGCGCCGGTGGCGATGTATGTCTCCGGCACGGCGCTGGTGCTCAGCGTCGCCGCCGTGCAACTGCGCGAGAACCCGCTGCGCCGCGCCTGGGCGATGCCGCACGACACGCTCGTGGCCGAGGCGGCGCTCGCCCTGGTCGGGATCATGGCCGCCTTCGCTTCATCGGGCCACCCCTGGACGCTGCCGCTGCTGGTGGTGCCGGCGGCGCTGGCGCAACGCGCCCTGCGCGACGGCGTGGCGCTGCGGGCGCAGACGCGGCTGGCGCTCGAAGACCTGGCCGACGTGGTCGACATGCGCGACCACTACACGTTCGAGCACTCCCGCCGCGTGGCCGAGCTGGCCCGCGCCACCGCCCGCCAACTGCGCCTGCCCGCCGACGAGGTAGAGCTGATCACGATGGCCGGGCGCGTACACGACGTCGGCAAGATCGGGATCAAGTCCACGGTACTGATGAAGCCGGGCGGGCTGAGCGAGCGCGAGTTCGCCGAGATGCGCTCGCACCCCGTCGTCGGCGCACGGCTGATCGGCAACTTCCCGCAGTTTGCCCGCGGCCGCGCTTACGTGCTGCACCATCACGAGCGCTTCGACGGCAAGGGCTATCCTGAAAAGCTCGCCGGCGAGCAGATCCCTTTCGGCGCCCGCGTGCTGGCCGTGGCTGACGCCTGGGATGCGATGACCTCGCACCGGGCCTACCGCCAGGCGCTGCCGATGGCGCGCGTCTACGCCGAGCTGGAGCGCGGGCGCGGCGCCCAGTTCGATCCGGCCGTGCTGGACGCCTTCCTCCAGGCGCTGCGCGAGCGGCCCGACCTGGCCGCGGCGCACACCGCGGAACCGCAGGACGTGGACGTGGCCGAAACACCGTCCGCGGCCGTG